In Toxoplasma gondii ME49 chromosome II, whole genome shotgun sequence, the genomic stretch AGGACAGCACAGGGAGAGCGTCGCAGACGGAAGGAGGCGAGCAACTGGCATCGCGCGCCGGGACATCCAAGCGCAGGGCATCCGTCTGAgcctcgcgcatgcagagaacgcgATCGGTCTGAAGTCTCTTCTGCCTGGAGAGtcgatttctctcttttccactgctccttgtcttcttcggcgcctGCCCTCGAAgtatctctcttctccccttccgaCATTCCGAAGGCCTGCGAGAAGTCTCGAACTGTGTTCGACCTCAACAACGTTTCCGTGGAGACGCTTGTCGCTCGCGAAAACTCGATGCTGACCTTTGGTCGAGACTGGAGAGTACAGGTGAAGTGCACGTTTCGCGACGCTGAGGGCAAAGCAGCGCCGCGAGTCTGGAAGGAGGCTCAGACGAgcctttttcgtctcgaaCGCAAGCGTCCATCCACTCTCCAAAGAACAGGCCTCGAGCGGGGGGAGGGAGGGGAGGGAGGGGAGGGAGGGCAACACCGTCGAGACGTCGGCGAACCGTCCACCTCCTCCAGGACTCGCGAACGTCAACTGAAGAACCGAGGAGGACGAGTCAAGCAGCCTGTGGGGATGTCTCGCTGTGCGGCCCGCCGCGCGAAACTATGGCAGCAAAGACGATCCACTATGTCACTTCGGCcatctcttctcgttctttcgaTGTCCAGAAGAAGCCTGGCTGGTCTCTCCGGCTTGGCTCCCTTTCTGCAGGCCTCCTCTGAGCCTTGAGTCACTTTTCGGAGGCGCCTGCGTTTCCGCTGCACCTGGAGACGCTTCAAAGCgctttcgctgcttccttttttcgcgGAGTCTGAACATTCGACTTTCATGCGCCTCTGAAGCCTGGCGGCACCGCCTTTGCTCCGTAGGAGGCTCGCgcaagagagagcgcgagaggacGGCGCGTTGCTTCTCTCAGGTTTTTCTCACCCGCCGCTGacgggagggagaagagcgagttCCGAGTCTTCAGCAATCgaaacgcgttcttcctGCCCAGCGAGGACGCGATCGACCGCGAGCGCACAGACCGGCAACAACGGCAAGAGAGCAGGCAGTTGCTCAGCAATCACCGACAGCAGGAAAGAcactggaaaagaagaagacggagggagATTGGGCGAGCGAAGCGGCGACGAACTGGCGTCCAGGAAAcagccgccttcctcttctgacCGACAGTCCCCTGTGTCGCCTCCATCCC encodes the following:
- a CDS encoding hypothetical protein (encoded by transcript TGME49_221455), producing MDFLTRLESLCRVRAAWKEMEPRRRERTAQGERRRRKEASNWHRAPGHPSAGHPSEPRACRERDRSEVSSAWRVDFSLFHCSLSSSAPALEVSLFSPSDIPKACEKSRTVFDLNNVSVETLVARENSMLTFGRDWRVQVKCTFRDAEGKAAPRVWKEAQTSLFRLERKRPSTLQRTGLERGEGGEGGEGGQHRRDVGEPSTSSRTRERQLKNRGGRVKQPVGMSRCAARRAKLWQQRRSTMSLRPSLLVLSMSRRSLAGLSGLAPFLQASSEP